One Sulfolobus sp. S-194 DNA segment encodes these proteins:
- the acs gene encoding acetate--CoA ligase, with protein MSVNWSLPFEEKIIPSKYQSKVISPSIYKELHKIATENYKDFWASIASQLEWFKPWEKVLDDSNPPFYKWFVGGEINASYLTVDRHAKSWRKNKVAIIWEGEPAESDRPKEIRYITYGELYREVNRVAYILKEVYGLKKGDTISLYLPMIPELPIFMLAAARLGIVFSVVFSGFSAQALADRINDARAKLLVTADGGWRRGKIVPLKDIADRALENASTVENVLVIKRTNNNISMKEGRDEYFDNVCKQVPLNAYVEPERTKSEDPLFILYTSGTTGKPKGIVHDTGGYLSILHATMKWVFDIKDSDLMWTSADIGWITGHSYIVFGPLLEGATTVMYEGALDYPNPDRWASIIERYGVTILYTSPTAIRSFMKLGEDVYKDKDFSSIRLMHSVGEPINPEAFRWFFRLVGKESIPFGSTWWMTETGGIMISHLPGLYLIPLKPGSNGMPLPGVDADVVDDNGNPTKPEERGYLVIKNPWPGMPLTIWGDPERYIKVYWSKFPGIFYPGDFAVKDSDGYFWILGRADEVIKVAGHRLGTYELESALIHHPAVAEAAVVGVPDALKGEVPVAFVVLKVGQKANEELKKSLNEWVREQVGPIASLSSIYFVSKLPKTRSGKIMRRVVKAVITNQPVGDITTLEDEASVEEVKKAYEELKKEIS; from the coding sequence ATGTCAGTAAACTGGTCCCTTCCATTTGAAGAGAAAATAATACCAAGTAAGTATCAGAGCAAAGTAATTTCACCGTCAATATATAAAGAGTTACATAAGATAGCTACTGAAAATTACAAAGATTTTTGGGCATCAATTGCCTCTCAATTGGAATGGTTTAAGCCTTGGGAAAAAGTACTTGATGATTCTAATCCACCATTTTATAAGTGGTTTGTTGGTGGAGAAATAAATGCTTCATATTTAACTGTGGATAGACACGCAAAGAGTTGGAGGAAAAATAAGGTAGCAATAATTTGGGAAGGAGAACCGGCAGAAAGTGATAGACCAAAAGAAATAAGATATATTACATATGGTGAATTATATAGAGAAGTAAATAGAGTGGCTTATATTCTTAAGGAAGTTTATGGGCTAAAGAAGGGTGACACTATATCATTATATTTACCAATGATACCTGAATTACCTATATTTATGTTAGCCGCTGCTAGATTGGGGATAGTATTTAGCGTAGTGTTTTCTGGATTTAGTGCCCAAGCATTAGCGGATAGAATCAATGATGCTAGAGCTAAATTATTAGTAACAGCTGATGGAGGTTGGAGAAGAGGTAAAATAGTTCCACTAAAAGATATAGCAGATAGGGCATTAGAAAATGCATCCACTGTAGAGAATGTCTTGGTTATAAAAAGAACGAATAATAATATAAGTATGAAAGAAGGTAGAGACGAATATTTCGATAATGTATGTAAGCAAGTTCCTTTGAATGCATATGTAGAGCCAGAGAGAACAAAGAGTGAAGATCCTCTATTCATTCTATACACCTCTGGAACCACTGGAAAACCTAAGGGTATAGTTCATGATACTGGTGGATATTTAAGTATTCTTCACGCTACAATGAAGTGGGTATTCGATATTAAGGATAGTGATCTAATGTGGACTAGTGCCGATATTGGTTGGATTACTGGTCATTCATACATAGTATTTGGTCCTCTACTAGAAGGAGCGACAACAGTAATGTATGAAGGAGCGCTAGATTATCCAAACCCAGATAGATGGGCATCTATAATTGAGAGATATGGTGTTACGATACTTTATACTTCACCTACAGCAATAAGGTCTTTCATGAAATTAGGAGAGGATGTATACAAAGATAAAGATTTCTCTTCTATAAGATTAATGCATTCTGTAGGTGAACCAATAAATCCAGAGGCATTTAGATGGTTCTTCCGATTAGTAGGAAAAGAAAGCATACCATTTGGAAGCACTTGGTGGATGACTGAGACTGGAGGTATTATGATTAGTCATTTGCCTGGGCTTTATCTAATTCCGTTAAAACCTGGTAGTAATGGAATGCCATTACCCGGAGTTGATGCAGATGTTGTTGATGATAATGGTAATCCAACAAAACCTGAAGAAAGAGGATACTTAGTAATTAAAAACCCGTGGCCAGGAATGCCATTAACTATTTGGGGAGATCCAGAAAGATACATTAAAGTATACTGGTCCAAATTCCCAGGTATATTTTATCCTGGCGATTTCGCTGTTAAAGATTCCGATGGATACTTCTGGATATTAGGGAGGGCTGATGAGGTAATTAAAGTAGCCGGACACAGATTAGGAACATATGAGTTAGAGTCTGCTTTAATACATCACCCAGCCGTTGCTGAAGCTGCTGTTGTAGGAGTTCCAGATGCATTAAAAGGTGAGGTACCAGTTGCATTTGTAGTATTAAAGGTAGGTCAAAAAGCAAATGAGGAGTTGAAAAAGAGTTTAAATGAGTGGGTAAGAGAGCAAGTAGGACCTATAGCGTCCTTGAGTAGTATCTATTTTGTCTCTAAACTTCCAAAGACAAGAAGTGGTAAAATTATGAGAAGAGTAGTAAAGGCTGTTATTACTAATCAGCCAGTAGGTGATATAACAACGCTTGAAGATGAAGCTTCAGTAGAAGAAGTTAAAAAGGCATACGAAGAATTAAAGAAGGAGATATCATAA
- a CDS encoding glycosyltransferase family 2 protein, with the protein MLHLFHGISYFIYSLSFTIITILYFFLNSFFAVISNNRKTQHSSSYNLSDLTVVIPVYKEEIDIFEKVIKTLYDTNLEFIVVGDSVLEPYKSITERYSGKFIYMSEHKGKRYALAEGIKYVRSPLVMFLDSDTIIYKDSILKMLNVFDETVGGVGPNIRIMYNEKNKYAYYYGEFFERLSEIVNRAVNYFGSAIILSGQCVIYRTGLVKPYILSKEFLEPKMFGRPIKISDDRDLTDFVIKKGYRAVKVFDAVAYTKPSRDIKVFTKQVIRWTRANYLNFIREIVDGSISKRGSLYVFNMIYTNLLPLFTILFLYMNFTKILKIYSSINVITTKLLLLLYLPTRYHSDFFIFYLFLHYGGFIAIIPFIITMIYLIPEDKLKTLIYGSIALAVQYIASLYAMLTFWWQDWLTR; encoded by the coding sequence ATGCTTCACTTATTTCACGGAATTTCATATTTCATTTATTCTCTTTCATTTACAATTATAACTATTCTTTATTTCTTTTTGAATTCGTTTTTTGCAGTAATAAGTAATAATAGAAAAACTCAGCACTCAAGCTCTTATAATTTGTCTGATCTTACAGTTGTAATACCAGTTTACAAGGAGGAAATAGATATTTTTGAAAAAGTGATAAAGACATTATACGATACAAATTTAGAATTTATTGTTGTAGGAGATAGCGTCCTAGAACCATATAAATCAATCACGGAAAGATATAGTGGTAAATTTATTTACATGAGTGAACATAAAGGGAAAAGATATGCATTAGCTGAGGGAATTAAATATGTAAGATCCCCTCTAGTGATGTTTTTAGATAGCGATACGATCATTTATAAAGACTCTATACTAAAGATGCTAAATGTTTTTGATGAGACTGTAGGTGGAGTGGGACCAAATATTAGAATTATGTATAATGAGAAAAATAAATATGCATATTATTATGGCGAATTCTTTGAGAGACTAAGTGAGATAGTAAATAGGGCGGTAAACTATTTTGGAAGTGCTATAATATTAAGTGGACAATGTGTAATATATAGGACAGGACTTGTAAAGCCATATATATTATCTAAAGAGTTTTTAGAGCCGAAAATGTTTGGAAGACCGATCAAAATTTCCGATGATAGGGATTTAACCGATTTTGTTATCAAAAAAGGATATAGGGCTGTAAAAGTCTTTGATGCTGTAGCATATACAAAACCTTCTAGAGATATAAAAGTGTTTACGAAACAAGTAATTAGATGGACAAGAGCAAACTATCTTAATTTTATAAGGGAAATAGTTGACGGTAGTATAAGTAAGAGGGGTTCGCTATACGTTTTTAATATGATATACACGAATCTGTTACCATTATTTACGATCTTGTTCCTTTATATGAATTTCACTAAAATTCTTAAGATTTATTCCTCAATTAATGTAATTACTACTAAGCTCTTATTACTATTATATTTGCCAACTCGTTATCATTCTGACTTCTTTATCTTTTATTTATTCTTACATTACGGAGGATTTATAGCTATAATACCCTTTATAATAACCATGATTTATTTAATCCCAGAAGATAAATTAAAAACTCTAATATACGGTTCTATCGCACTAGCAGTACAATATATCGCTTCTCTATATGCTATGTTAACTTTCTGGTGGCAAGATTGGTTAACTAGATAA
- a CDS encoding MMPL family transporter, with protein sequence MKGYLILWLIILVILAPFALNIQHLFVYSDSPFLNSQFASVKVKDILVKYFNFSMTDEIYIVIKGNYNTSLNIINKTAIKYLKNYKLLTPYSILNESNSSYFSIIFPITEKVYEEILPLHELYKNLTTLQLLLLNNLTSFYFQLNVTYGLPLGKFKSNSSLALRFLVAYNALKNGTNIEKARNASYIVFKDPYVFLFSFNNYSNVNLVTNTLMKFKNYPYLIRIITGKNVSIAEIQDPYSYSVILVEKEFPPPPLSINQFHKGDEWLFIIQVPSNESLIDVETFMKALPNAIITGHLPIYAESAVVTEQDLRIIDIFTILILTILLIVLVRSLVPILTLIASAVIGLVIAYSLLYLLTFFGYSIYYISGLVIPPIVFGITVDYSILFLYRYFEEIRKNKEEPLKIAFRTSGRAVLFSGLSITLGFSSFLFSSSPLLRNIGIALVISSISSLVPAILFIRTALSSIQLRWLSFPRREIPNPQDVRQRYLEKISRVSINHKYWVLLFMLVLAVTSYLVFITHHTNVVINEIVPSSSEVVRGEQLLDQLYNYSVDYVIIKGNPNTTYSEIYNLSKELINKGALVYGPASIGKTLFANRTYITNLYYSHNYSLLEVYIPYPVFSHGAISLTKQLVNEGYLVGGSNAERIDIVDNTVSLYYTEVLPLTIVIITLYLIITLGSILVPIRLSLTLLLSSLFGVSILYIVYGSLYWLTPLIVFAIMYSLGIDYDMFIIIRILEEKGNDEERIINAVKRTGLVVTAAGLILAGAFLSLMSSDMRFLQEIGFGVGITILFDTFVVRPLFVPAILAILKKYNWWPRMMNLTRDER encoded by the coding sequence ATGAAGGGTTATTTAATTTTATGGTTAATTATTCTAGTTATTTTAGCTCCTTTCGCCTTGAATATACAACATTTATTTGTTTACTCTGATTCGCCTTTCCTAAATTCTCAGTTTGCGAGCGTTAAAGTAAAAGATATCCTAGTAAAATATTTCAATTTTTCGATGACTGACGAGATATACATTGTAATCAAAGGAAATTACAACACGTCTTTAAACATTATAAATAAGACGGCGATTAAGTATCTTAAGAATTATAAACTTTTAACGCCATACTCTATACTTAATGAAAGCAATAGTTCGTATTTTTCTATCATATTTCCAATAACTGAGAAGGTCTATGAAGAAATTTTGCCTCTTCATGAACTTTATAAAAATTTAACAACTTTACAACTTCTGCTGTTAAATAACCTTACATCTTTTTATTTTCAACTGAACGTAACTTACGGATTACCTTTAGGAAAGTTCAAAAGTAATTCTAGTCTGGCATTAAGATTTTTAGTAGCTTATAATGCTTTAAAAAATGGTACTAATATTGAAAAAGCTAGAAATGCTAGTTATATAGTGTTCAAAGATCCTTATGTTTTTCTTTTCTCTTTTAATAATTACAGTAATGTAAATTTAGTTACCAATACCTTGATGAAGTTTAAGAATTATCCATATTTGATTAGAATTATAACTGGAAAGAACGTATCTATAGCAGAGATTCAAGATCCGTATAGTTACTCTGTAATTCTAGTTGAAAAGGAATTTCCTCCTCCACCTTTAAGTATTAACCAGTTTCATAAAGGAGATGAGTGGCTTTTTATAATTCAAGTACCTTCTAATGAAAGTTTGATTGATGTAGAGACATTTATGAAAGCTTTACCAAATGCTATAATAACCGGACATTTACCAATATATGCCGAGTCAGCTGTAGTTACTGAACAAGATTTGAGAATTATTGATATTTTTACAATATTAATTTTAACTATACTTTTAATTGTACTTGTGAGATCATTAGTCCCTATCCTAACACTAATTGCCAGTGCTGTAATAGGGTTAGTAATAGCGTATTCTTTACTGTACCTTCTTACTTTCTTCGGTTATTCTATTTATTATATTTCTGGACTGGTTATTCCTCCAATAGTTTTTGGTATAACAGTTGACTACTCAATTCTATTTCTATATAGGTATTTTGAAGAGATTAGGAAAAATAAGGAAGAACCTTTGAAAATTGCTTTCAGAACTTCAGGAAGAGCAGTCCTATTCAGCGGCTTAAGTATAACCTTAGGTTTTTCATCATTTCTTTTTTCTTCTTCGCCTTTGCTAAGAAACATTGGAATAGCCTTAGTAATATCTTCAATCTCATCATTAGTTCCAGCCATACTCTTTATAAGAACAGCTCTCTCTTCAATCCAGCTAAGATGGTTAAGTTTTCCAAGGAGAGAAATCCCAAATCCTCAAGATGTTAGGCAAAGATATTTAGAAAAGATATCTAGAGTATCAATTAATCATAAGTATTGGGTTCTTCTTTTTATGTTAGTGTTAGCTGTAACTTCATACTTAGTATTCATAACGCATCATACAAATGTGGTTATTAATGAGATAGTTCCCTCTTCTTCAGAAGTGGTTAGGGGAGAACAACTGTTAGACCAACTATATAATTATAGTGTAGATTATGTTATAATTAAGGGAAATCCGAATACCACGTATTCGGAAATATACAATCTAAGTAAAGAATTAATAAATAAAGGAGCGTTAGTTTATGGTCCAGCATCAATAGGTAAGACACTTTTTGCTAATAGGACTTATATTACAAATCTTTATTACTCTCATAATTACTCGTTACTGGAAGTTTACATTCCGTATCCAGTATTCAGTCACGGTGCAATAAGTTTAACCAAACAACTTGTTAATGAAGGTTATCTTGTTGGTGGGAGTAATGCTGAAAGAATAGATATTGTAGATAATACTGTAAGTTTGTATTACACAGAAGTTTTACCGCTAACAATAGTTATAATTACATTATACTTAATAATTACTTTGGGTTCTATTTTAGTACCTATAAGACTAAGTCTTACTCTTTTATTAAGTTCCCTATTTGGTGTCTCAATCCTTTATATAGTGTATGGTTCTCTATACTGGCTTACACCTCTAATAGTTTTCGCAATTATGTATAGTCTTGGGATTGATTATGATATGTTTATCATTATTAGAATTTTGGAAGAAAAAGGAAATGACGAGGAAAGAATTATAAATGCTGTTAAAAGAACTGGATTAGTAGTTACCGCTGCTGGTTTAATATTAGCTGGTGCATTTCTTTCTTTAATGTCTTCAGATATGAGATTTCTACAAGAAATAGGATTTGGAGTTGGTATTACTATTTTATTCGATACATTTGTAGTAAGACCTTTATTTGTTCCTGCAATATTAGCAATATTGAAGAAATATAATTGGTGGCCTAGAATGATGAACCTTACAAGGGATGAGCGGTGA
- a CDS encoding MBL fold metallo-hydrolase, protein MIVKRFILGEYSTNTYLVVSGDEGILIDVAENPSEVIDYILANNIKLKSIYATHGHFDHVLGVNEVKKYFNVPFFLHRSDLDLLRRDEKTKGIVPDGFIDEKSIIEIGNEELKVIETPGHTMGSVCYIFDDGIFTGDTLFSGSIGRYDLGGDKNLLKKSLNKLMELNDGLTVYPGHGFFTTLGYEKLTNPFLNGEFEW, encoded by the coding sequence ATGATAGTTAAACGATTTATTTTAGGCGAGTATTCTACCAATACTTACTTAGTTGTTTCTGGCGATGAGGGAATATTAATAGACGTTGCTGAAAACCCCTCTGAGGTTATAGATTATATCCTAGCAAATAACATAAAACTTAAGTCAATTTATGCTACACATGGACATTTTGATCATGTATTGGGTGTGAATGAAGTGAAGAAATATTTTAATGTTCCATTCTTTCTGCATAGAAGCGATTTAGATTTATTGAGACGAGATGAAAAGACTAAAGGAATAGTACCAGATGGTTTCATAGACGAAAAATCTATAATAGAAATAGGAAATGAAGAACTAAAAGTAATAGAGACACCCGGACATACAATGGGTAGTGTTTGCTATATTTTTGATGATGGAATTTTTACGGGAGACACACTATTTAGCGGGAGTATTGGAAGGTATGATTTAGGAGGAGACAAAAATTTACTAAAAAAGAGCCTAAATAAGTTAATGGAATTAAATGACGGATTAACAGTTTATCCTGGTCATGGTTTCTTTACAACTTTAGGATACGAAAAGTTAACTAACCCCTTTTTGAACGGAGAATTCGAATGGTGA
- a CDS encoding NifB/NifX family molybdenum-iron cluster-binding protein produces MRIAIPVTNGYVEGPGEALKVQIYEVEGQEYKLIEEYDNPALKAMAVRGAHMLKSAIDRGVNAVIVAEMGPPGLRLLQNYKIKAYLAEGLDVKTAIEKFIKGELPEIIKPTHEEHHHHHYY; encoded by the coding sequence ATGAGAATAGCAATACCCGTAACAAATGGATATGTAGAAGGACCTGGAGAAGCGCTAAAAGTTCAAATATATGAAGTAGAAGGACAAGAATACAAGTTAATAGAAGAATATGATAATCCAGCTTTAAAAGCTATGGCTGTCAGGGGGGCGCATATGTTAAAATCGGCAATAGATAGAGGTGTAAATGCTGTAATTGTTGCTGAAATGGGACCACCAGGATTAAGATTACTTCAAAACTATAAGATAAAAGCATATTTAGCTGAGGGATTAGATGTAAAAACAGCAATAGAGAAGTTTATAAAAGGGGAATTACCGGAAATCATAAAACCTACACATGAGGAACATCATCATCACCACTATTATTAA
- a CDS encoding glycoside hydrolase family 15 protein, which yields MVRYVILGNGSLTLLADSKLNYRELYYPLPIDNHLHESKIGLWVDGKFSWFSDLLIKLNYEEDTLSVTASTEFNGVKVKVKDAVDMAYNILVREISLTTNKETRVFFHCDFHINGNDIGDTALYDPFTSSIIHYKRDKWFMFKCDIPFYQYATGYKETGGYLGTWKDAEDGELSGNPIAQGAVDSVTSIRVSSNTVFYCWLVCGRNYNEVFQKNNYVLRKTSRELLRRTENYWKAWLVKARDYDSLVRRSLLVIAAHWQNNGALPAALDTDIMRFNKDTYNYVWHRDAAFASIALTLYGYQDPIRNLFNFTRPLIFNGFLFQKYTCDGNWGSTWHPWNPRSIPIQEDETALMLYALWVHFSRFTDIDFVKPLYAPFVKKIAEFLVSYRDEETGLPLPSYDLWEERLGTHFFTSLAVYAGLMSAYKFAEFFGDENLKDKYLTAANEVKKGLERFYVNDHFARTIYEDNSIDKTVDASTLFASILGPFDPKDPRVISNRKVVEEKLNISGGIARYENDWYLKQDEKSNAWFITTLWLAQQYILEGNKEKAKKYIDWVISHMLSTGIIPEQVSPKNTYPSVAPLVWSHAEFVKTIYYFKQLG from the coding sequence ATGGTTAGATATGTTATATTGGGCAATGGTTCGCTTACATTATTAGCAGATTCTAAATTAAATTATAGAGAATTATATTACCCACTCCCTATCGATAATCATCTTCACGAAAGTAAGATTGGTCTATGGGTAGATGGAAAATTCTCGTGGTTTTCTGATTTACTAATAAAATTAAATTACGAAGAAGATACTCTTTCTGTTACAGCATCAACGGAATTTAACGGAGTAAAAGTCAAGGTAAAAGATGCTGTAGACATGGCTTATAATATTTTAGTTAGAGAAATTAGTTTAACTACTAATAAGGAGACTAGAGTATTTTTCCATTGTGATTTTCATATAAATGGAAACGATATAGGCGATACCGCTTTATATGATCCATTCACATCTTCTATTATTCATTACAAAAGAGATAAATGGTTCATGTTTAAGTGCGATATACCATTCTATCAATATGCTACCGGCTATAAGGAAACTGGAGGATATTTAGGTACATGGAAAGATGCAGAAGATGGAGAACTTTCCGGAAATCCAATAGCACAAGGAGCAGTAGATTCCGTTACAAGTATACGAGTATCTTCAAATACAGTATTCTATTGTTGGTTAGTATGTGGTAGGAACTATAATGAAGTCTTCCAAAAGAATAACTATGTTTTGAGAAAAACTTCTAGAGAATTATTGAGAAGAACAGAAAATTACTGGAAGGCATGGTTAGTTAAAGCCAGAGATTATGATAGTTTAGTCAGACGAAGTTTACTAGTCATTGCAGCTCATTGGCAAAATAATGGAGCACTTCCAGCAGCTTTAGATACTGATATTATGAGATTTAACAAAGATACATACAATTATGTTTGGCATAGAGATGCAGCTTTCGCATCGATAGCATTAACACTGTATGGCTATCAAGATCCTATAAGAAATCTTTTTAATTTCACTAGACCTTTGATTTTTAATGGTTTTCTCTTTCAGAAGTATACTTGCGATGGCAATTGGGGTTCTACTTGGCATCCATGGAACCCAAGAAGTATACCAATACAAGAAGATGAGACGGCGTTAATGCTTTATGCCTTATGGGTTCATTTTAGTAGGTTTACTGATATAGATTTTGTAAAACCGCTTTATGCTCCATTCGTAAAGAAGATTGCTGAATTTTTAGTCTCTTATAGAGATGAAGAGACTGGTTTACCTTTACCGTCATATGACTTATGGGAAGAAAGGCTTGGGACACACTTCTTTACTTCTTTAGCGGTATATGCTGGATTAATGTCTGCTTATAAGTTTGCTGAATTCTTTGGTGACGAAAACTTAAAGGATAAATACCTCACAGCCGCTAACGAAGTGAAAAAGGGATTAGAAAGATTTTATGTTAATGATCATTTTGCTAGGACTATTTATGAAGATAATAGTATTGATAAAACTGTAGATGCGAGCACACTATTTGCCTCAATTTTAGGACCTTTTGACCCTAAAGACCCAAGAGTTATAAGCAATAGGAAAGTCGTAGAGGAGAAGCTAAATATAAGTGGCGGAATTGCTAGATATGAAAATGATTGGTATTTAAAACAAGACGAAAAATCTAATGCCTGGTTTATTACAACACTATGGTTAGCTCAACAATATATTCTTGAAGGTAATAAAGAAAAAGCTAAAAAATATATAGATTGGGTTATATCTCATATGCTATCAACGGGGATTATCCCAGAACAAGTAAGTCCTAAAAACACATACCCATCAGTTGCCCCATTAGTTTGGAGTCATGCAGAATTCGTTAAAACCATTTATTATTTTAAACAGTTAGGATAA
- a CDS encoding GNAT family N-acetyltransferase, whose amino-acid sequence MREEFQKALDFYYRHLLFVEGNNFLNSTLGFLNSFLEINKKPRIAYAFHPWVNKAKERFDFFKQIGLSMTDIDYSSSEKFLGETFDLVIIDAIDDFRPNYISRLTDMVRGGGLIAIYTNDIYKDKLYKNSLIRDGIVDNFFEERFMRKIRSYQGIIYVKDEKLVNFKSVNVNELKKSSLKIPSNPSIPVKLHNLCLSEDQNKALEESLFILHDDRKRILALTAPRGRGKSAVIGLFLSYVVSLKYKEPTVIIITSPSYYSSTEIFRFLAKGLKSLGIKYTVTKSRDGKIMRVSAGEVIVRWLAPDLAKDYDGYLIVVDEAAALGIETLEYIIRKWNKTILITTIHGYEGSGKAFLKYLLLIKQKYLFKHVTLDFPIRYSKGDPIEKFIYDVMLLDAEPKIKQLNNWIEEVNREELFKNDGRLRQIYGILVSAHYRNSPDDLMLLGDLHFQKLYSLSDVSLAQVIFEGGLSEERIGSILKGESNLGHLIPHRIIKYERLKEFGKLKGWRIIRIAVLPELQGRGLGSKLLSHIKSDAVSNNLDWLGSSFILDIKILNFWVKNGFTPVYLASRKNEGLNGYSVIVIYPISDKAKELANTLSFNLKRKIINTAHQVYFNVSPLSLAKLLESINAFKKIEDLKSQDIDKINAYLEGILPYNSVADSISLLTEKYFWEMPIKLDLLEEAVLVGRVLQGKSWSHISYNIEKSPRETEEILRSAVNKLMKAFI is encoded by the coding sequence ATGAGAGAAGAGTTTCAAAAAGCCTTAGATTTTTATTATAGGCACTTACTTTTTGTAGAAGGGAATAATTTTCTGAATTCTACTTTAGGTTTTTTAAATTCTTTTCTTGAAATTAATAAAAAACCTAGAATAGCTTACGCTTTTCACCCCTGGGTTAACAAAGCAAAGGAAAGATTTGATTTTTTTAAACAAATTGGATTATCAATGACAGATATTGATTATTCGTCTTCAGAAAAATTTCTTGGGGAGACATTTGACCTAGTAATAATAGATGCGATAGATGATTTTCGTCCTAACTATATTTCTCGTTTAACTGATATGGTTAGAGGTGGTGGATTAATTGCTATTTATACTAATGATATATACAAAGACAAGCTGTACAAAAATAGTTTGATAAGAGATGGGATTGTTGATAACTTCTTTGAAGAGAGATTTATGAGGAAAATAAGGTCGTATCAAGGGATAATTTATGTAAAAGATGAAAAATTAGTAAATTTTAAGAGTGTAAACGTAAACGAATTAAAAAAATCTTCACTTAAAATCCCATCTAATCCTTCTATTCCAGTTAAGTTACATAATCTTTGCCTAAGTGAAGATCAAAATAAGGCATTGGAAGAGTCATTATTTATTCTTCATGATGATAGAAAACGAATTTTAGCTCTGACTGCCCCAAGAGGTAGAGGAAAGAGTGCTGTGATAGGGCTTTTCTTATCATATGTTGTTTCTCTAAAATATAAAGAACCCACAGTAATAATCATAACCTCACCCTCTTATTATTCTTCTACAGAAATCTTTAGATTTCTAGCTAAGGGTCTTAAAAGCTTGGGCATAAAATATACTGTTACTAAATCAAGAGATGGGAAAATTATGAGGGTTTCAGCTGGAGAAGTAATAGTCAGATGGTTAGCTCCAGATTTAGCCAAAGACTATGATGGTTATTTAATTGTAGTTGATGAAGCAGCTGCTTTAGGAATAGAGACTCTCGAGTATATCATTAGAAAGTGGAATAAAACGATTCTTATAACTACTATTCACGGTTACGAAGGTTCTGGAAAAGCATTTCTTAAATATCTTCTATTAATAAAGCAAAAATATCTTTTTAAACATGTTACTTTAGACTTTCCTATAAGATATTCAAAAGGAGATCCCATAGAGAAATTCATCTATGACGTTATGCTCTTAGATGCAGAGCCAAAAATAAAGCAATTAAATAATTGGATAGAAGAAGTTAACAGGGAAGAACTATTTAAAAATGATGGTAGATTAAGACAAATTTACGGTATTCTTGTTTCTGCTCACTATCGTAACTCTCCAGATGATTTAATGTTGTTAGGTGATTTACATTTTCAGAAGTTATATTCATTAAGTGATGTTTCTCTAGCTCAAGTTATATTTGAAGGGGGATTATCAGAAGAGAGAATAGGTAGCATTCTAAAGGGAGAGAGCAATTTAGGACATTTGATACCTCATAGAATTATAAAATATGAGAGGTTAAAGGAATTTGGTAAATTGAAAGGTTGGAGAATAATAAGGATTGCTGTCTTGCCAGAATTACAAGGTAGAGGACTAGGCTCTAAGTTACTTTCTCATATCAAAAGTGATGCAGTATCCAATAATTTGGATTGGCTAGGTTCTTCCTTCATTTTAGATATAAAAATCCTTAATTTTTGGGTAAAAAATGGTTTTACTCCAGTCTATCTAGCATCTAGAAAAAATGAAGGTTTAAATGGTTACTCTGTTATAGTTATTTATCCTATTTCTGATAAAGCGAAAGAGCTGGCAAATACGCTATCCTTTAATTTGAAAAGAAAGATAATTAATACGGCCCATCAAGTATATTTTAACGTATCGCCTCTATCATTAGCTAAACTTTTAGAAAGTATTAACGCTTTTAAGAAAATTGAGGATCTAAAATCACAAGATATAGATAAGATAAATGCGTATTTAGAGGGAATTCTTCCTTATAATTCAGTAGCCGATTCTATTAGTTTACTAACTGAAAAATATTTTTGGGAAATGCCTATAAAACTAGATTTATTAGAAGAAGCTGTACTAGTTGGTAGAGTGCTTCAAGGCAAAAGTTGGTCACATATAAGTTACAATATAGAAAAATCTCCAAGAGAAACAGAGGAGATACTCAGAAGTGCTGTTAATAAACTTATGAAAGCTTTTATTTAA